A genomic segment from Saprospiraceae bacterium encodes:
- a CDS encoding amidohydrolase family protein produces the protein MKKLGLILGLLSFMGLLFVQAQETFPRNDVKDERDGAYAFTNATIIINEKEKIEKGTLLVKKGKIEGVGTTVSIPKGYTIIDLNGKYLYPSFIDMHTNYGLPKAERPRGGGGFGGAEQIQSKTIGAYNSNEAIKSHYNAAAEFSVDDKSADNMRQGGFGAVLTFRADGIARGSSALVSLCDNAANEALLKSPVAAHYSFNRGTSNQNYPRSMMGMISLLRQTYLDAEWFGSQTPRPFTDQSLEAWITLQKLPQIFDAGNWMNVLRADKIGDEFGVQYIIKGGTDAYQRVAEIKKTKASLIVGINFPDAYDVEDPIDAESVSIEDMLHWELAPTNLAVLEANGIPFALSMDGLKTAKDFMANLKKAIEHGLSKETAFKALTSIPAQLMGVQDMVGSLKKGMIANFLITDGEIFGDKTIIHENWVQGKPFRFAPLNVSDYSGKYTLSVGSTSYNMEISGTAGSQKAKLVINDSTDVDVKATFSPELLSLNFKPTPKGKNSIRLSGWTVGKGWKGRGQLEDGSWIDWSAERTGDLSTGDEKKKPEGAGKPKEELGKVIYPFIAFGTPTLPQQQTILIKNTTVWTNEKEGIIANTDVLLKDGKIAQIGKNLAAAGAMIIDGSGKHLTSGIIDEHTHVGGGGNEIATNSAMVRIGDQINPEDINIYRSLAGGVTAVQVLHGSSNPIGGQSALIKHRWGAAPEAMKIDGADEFIKFALGENVKRSSNANSVRYPQTRMGVEQVYVDAFSEAREYEKKWKQYNTLSSSEKAKAIKPRRDLAVEAILEILNKERFITCHSYVQSEINMLMNVADRFNFRINTFTHILEGYKVADKMAKHGVAASTFSDWWNYKWEVRYAIPYNATIMHREGVLTAINSDDANMGRRLNQEAAKSIKYGGISEEDAWKMVTLNPAKMLHLDKQMGSIKVGKDADVVLWTDHPLSVYARAEKTILDGAIYFDIQEDQQRRLAMQKERTRLIQKMIGEKKAGGPMQRRGSSQLIEMHCDDVLGESIFDKE, from the coding sequence ATGAAAAAACTTGGTCTAATCTTGGGGCTACTCAGCTTTATGGGCTTGCTTTTTGTCCAGGCGCAGGAGACCTTCCCTCGCAATGATGTCAAAGATGAAAGGGATGGTGCCTATGCTTTTACCAATGCCACCATTATTATTAACGAAAAAGAAAAAATTGAAAAAGGAACTTTATTGGTAAAAAAAGGGAAGATTGAAGGTGTTGGAACCACTGTAAGTATCCCCAAAGGCTACACTATCATTGATTTGAATGGTAAATACCTCTATCCTTCCTTTATTGATATGCATACCAATTATGGTCTTCCCAAGGCAGAAAGACCTCGTGGTGGGGGCGGCTTTGGGGGAGCAGAACAAATCCAATCCAAGACCATTGGTGCATACAATTCGAATGAAGCTATCAAATCTCATTATAATGCCGCAGCAGAATTTAGTGTAGATGATAAAAGCGCAGATAACATGCGCCAGGGGGGATTTGGTGCCGTGCTGACCTTCAGGGCTGATGGCATTGCCAGGGGCAGTTCAGCCTTGGTGAGTTTGTGTGATAATGCAGCTAATGAAGCCTTGTTGAAAAGCCCTGTTGCTGCCCATTATTCGTTTAACCGAGGTACTTCCAACCAAAATTATCCTCGTTCTATGATGGGGATGATTTCACTCTTGCGACAGACTTACCTTGATGCAGAATGGTTTGGAAGCCAAACTCCAAGACCCTTTACTGATCAAAGCTTAGAAGCTTGGATTACCCTACAAAAACTGCCTCAAATATTCGATGCAGGAAATTGGATGAATGTCCTCAGAGCAGATAAAATTGGCGATGAGTTTGGGGTTCAATACATCATCAAAGGAGGTACAGATGCCTACCAAAGAGTAGCAGAAATTAAAAAAACCAAAGCCAGTTTGATTGTTGGCATCAACTTCCCCGATGCCTATGACGTAGAGGATCCAATAGATGCTGAAAGCGTATCCATTGAAGACATGTTACATTGGGAATTAGCTCCAACTAACCTGGCTGTGTTGGAAGCCAATGGTATTCCCTTCGCCCTTTCCATGGATGGGCTCAAAACCGCCAAAGACTTTATGGCCAACCTCAAAAAAGCCATCGAACACGGTTTGAGCAAAGAAACCGCATTCAAAGCTCTAACCAGTATCCCTGCACAATTAATGGGTGTACAAGATATGGTTGGGTCCCTCAAAAAAGGGATGATCGCTAATTTTCTGATCACAGACGGGGAAATCTTTGGTGATAAAACCATTATCCACGAAAATTGGGTCCAGGGTAAACCTTTCCGATTTGCACCACTAAATGTTTCAGATTATAGTGGCAAGTATACCCTTTCCGTTGGCAGTACTTCTTACAACATGGAGATATCCGGAACCGCTGGCAGTCAAAAGGCTAAATTGGTCATCAACGATAGTACTGATGTAGACGTAAAGGCAACTTTTTCCCCTGAATTATTGAGTCTAAACTTCAAGCCAACGCCCAAAGGCAAAAACAGCATCCGCCTATCGGGTTGGACCGTAGGAAAAGGCTGGAAGGGCCGTGGTCAGTTAGAAGATGGTAGCTGGATAGATTGGTCCGCCGAACGAACCGGTGACCTATCTACAGGTGACGAAAAGAAAAAACCGGAAGGTGCTGGAAAGCCCAAAGAAGAGCTGGGAAAAGTGATCTATCCTTTTATTGCCTTTGGCACTCCTACCCTGCCCCAACAACAAACGATCCTTATCAAAAATACTACTGTCTGGACGAATGAAAAAGAAGGCATTATAGCCAACACCGACGTTCTACTCAAAGATGGAAAAATTGCCCAGATTGGCAAAAACCTTGCTGCGGCAGGCGCCATGATCATTGATGGCAGCGGCAAGCACCTTACCTCAGGTATTATTGATGAACATACCCATGTAGGCGGTGGTGGTAATGAAATAGCGACTAACTCGGCGATGGTTAGAATTGGTGACCAGATTAACCCAGAGGATATCAATATTTATCGATCCTTAGCTGGTGGTGTAACAGCCGTTCAGGTCTTACATGGCTCCTCCAACCCTATCGGCGGACAATCTGCCTTGATCAAACACCGCTGGGGTGCTGCCCCTGAAGCCATGAAAATAGATGGTGCCGACGAATTCATCAAATTTGCCTTGGGGGAAAATGTGAAACGATCTAGTAACGCAAATTCTGTCCGTTATCCACAAACGAGAATGGGGGTCGAGCAGGTCTATGTGGATGCTTTCAGTGAGGCCAGAGAATATGAGAAAAAATGGAAACAATACAATACCTTGTCCAGCAGTGAGAAAGCAAAAGCCATTAAACCCAGGCGCGATCTTGCCGTGGAGGCCATCCTGGAAATCCTGAATAAAGAGCGATTTATTACCTGCCATTCCTACGTCCAATCCGAGATCAATATGTTGATGAATGTCGCCGATCGCTTTAATTTCCGGATTAACACCTTTACCCATATCCTGGAAGGATATAAAGTGGCCGACAAAATGGCCAAACATGGCGTTGCAGCTTCTACCTTCTCCGATTGGTGGAACTACAAATGGGAAGTGAGGTATGCCATCCCCTATAATGCCACCATTATGCACAGGGAAGGCGTATTGACGGCTATCAACTCGGATGATGCCAACATGGGGCGCCGCTTAAATCAAGAAGCCGCTAAATCCATTAAATATGGCGGAATATCTGAGGAAGATGCCTGGAAAATGGTGACCTTAAATCCTGCTAAAATGTTACATCTTGATAAGCAAATGGGGAGTATTAAAGTAGGCAAGGATGCCGATGTAGTGCTTTGGACGGATCATCCGCTTTCGGTTTATGCCCGAGCAGAGAAAACCATTCTAGATGGCGCTATTTACTTCGACATCCAAGAAGACCAACAAAGGCGCCTCGCCATGCAAAAAGAAAGAACAAGACTTATCCAAAAGATGATTGGGGAGAAAAAAGCAGGTGGCCCCATGCAACGACGAGGATCTAGTCAATTGATAGAAATGCATTGTGATGATGTCCTTGGAGAAAGCATTTTTGATAAAGAATAA
- a CDS encoding amidohydrolase family protein: protein MKKILYILAIPLLFSSLLLAQVPIPVADQASPILLKGGVAHLGNGQVIQNSLIGFDKGKLTIVADAGSSVSQSGYTVIDITGKQVYPGFILPNSQLGLVEVASVRAMNDDAEQGVFNPNVRSVISYNTDSENIPTMRFNGILLAEATPTGGTISGSSSVMELEGWNWEDACHTMDIGIHLNWPARMSRQFDFNTFTVSTVPNKDYDSQVTAIKSHFGDAVAYGQLPQKEVNLKLVAMQGLFDGSKVLFIHTDAAKEMIEGIRLAQQSGVKKVTLVGGADALHIADFLVENNIPVILPPTHSLPDRPDQVIDLPYELPHLLTEAGVQVSLSHTGMLANARNLPFYAGTAVAYGMKKEEALKTITSNTAKALGIDARVGTLEVGKDASLFVSEGDALDIRTNILSHAFISGKQVVLPNKQEALFKRYSDKYGHK, encoded by the coding sequence ATGAAAAAAATACTATATATTTTAGCTATCCCATTACTTTTTTCCTCTTTGCTCCTCGCACAGGTGCCTATTCCGGTGGCCGATCAGGCAAGTCCTATTTTATTGAAAGGCGGAGTGGCACATTTGGGAAATGGCCAAGTAATTCAGAACAGCCTCATTGGTTTTGACAAAGGAAAACTGACCATTGTTGCTGATGCAGGCAGTTCCGTTTCACAATCGGGTTATACCGTGATTGACATCACTGGAAAACAGGTCTATCCTGGCTTTATTTTGCCCAACAGCCAATTGGGGTTGGTAGAGGTTGCCTCCGTCCGAGCCATGAATGACGATGCCGAACAAGGGGTTTTTAATCCTAATGTCCGTTCGGTAATTTCTTATAATACCGACTCTGAAAACATTCCTACCATGCGTTTTAATGGTATTTTGTTGGCAGAAGCGACGCCTACTGGCGGTACTATTTCAGGCTCTTCTTCTGTGATGGAATTAGAAGGTTGGAACTGGGAAGATGCTTGCCATACCATGGATATAGGTATCCACCTCAATTGGCCTGCCCGTATGTCTCGCCAATTTGATTTTAACACCTTTACCGTCAGCACCGTGCCTAATAAAGACTATGACAGTCAAGTGACAGCCATTAAATCTCATTTCGGCGATGCGGTCGCCTATGGCCAATTGCCACAAAAAGAGGTTAACCTCAAATTGGTCGCTATGCAGGGTCTTTTTGATGGCTCCAAAGTCTTATTTATCCATACCGATGCAGCGAAGGAAATGATTGAGGGTATTCGATTGGCGCAACAAAGTGGTGTCAAGAAGGTCACCTTAGTAGGTGGGGCAGATGCTCTTCATATTGCTGATTTTCTGGTGGAAAATAACATTCCCGTCATTTTACCGCCAACTCACAGTCTACCTGACCGCCCCGATCAAGTTATTGACCTTCCTTACGAATTACCGCATCTTTTGACCGAAGCAGGGGTGCAAGTCAGTCTTTCTCATACCGGTATGCTAGCCAATGCACGTAACCTCCCCTTTTATGCAGGTACCGCCGTGGCTTATGGAATGAAAAAGGAAGAAGCCTTGAAAACTATCACGTCCAATACGGCTAAAGCCTTGGGAATTGATGCCAGGGTGGGCACCTTGGAAGTAGGAAAAGATGCCAGCTTATTTGTCTCGGAAGGAGATGCATTGGATATCCGAACCAATATCCTCTCACATGCTTTTATTAGTGGCAAACAAGTGGTATTGCCCAACAAGCAGGAGGCGCTATTTAAGCGTTATTCTGATAAATATGGGCATAAGTAA
- a CDS encoding DEAD/DEAH box helicase, which produces MIYNTMMTFDDLNLNTPLRNALQDIGFIYPTSIQEKVFSVAMSGRDVIGIAQTGTGKTIAYLLPCLRLWKFSKDRFPQILIVVPTRELVIQVVESVERLTTYMNVQVVGVYGGTNINTQRLLVEQGLDVLVATPGRLMDLILKGSLNVKKIKKLIIDEVDEMLNLGFRHQLLNLLDVLPPKRQNLLFSATITEEVEELAATFFNFPEKIEAAPTGTPLENISQKAFFVPNFNTKANLLELLLTQDETMDKVLVFAATKRLADQLFEHFNEKYPEQFGVIHSNKAQNNRFNTVTSFKDGTYRVLIATDIIARGLDIAGVSHVINFDVPEEAENYMHRIGRTGRADANGIAISFISEKEKPFQEAIEQLMDYQIPIAALPPDLEISDILTLDELPKVAMKNLAINLPDIEKSGGAFHEKSAKSLKVNRKIRRAEKMRLKYGKPQTRGQKKKKKK; this is translated from the coding sequence ATGATATATAATACTATGATGACTTTTGATGATTTAAATTTGAATACCCCTTTGCGAAATGCTTTACAGGATATAGGGTTTATCTATCCTACAAGCATCCAGGAAAAAGTATTTTCTGTGGCGATGTCGGGGCGGGATGTGATTGGGATAGCTCAGACGGGAACAGGGAAAACCATCGCTTATTTATTGCCTTGCTTGAGACTATGGAAGTTTTCTAAAGACCGTTTTCCCCAAATCCTGATCGTGGTGCCAACCAGAGAATTGGTGATTCAGGTGGTGGAATCGGTAGAACGGTTGACAACCTATATGAATGTGCAAGTTGTGGGCGTGTATGGCGGAACGAATATCAATACACAGCGATTATTAGTCGAACAGGGCTTGGATGTCTTGGTCGCTACCCCTGGGCGTTTAATGGATTTGATTTTGAAGGGTTCACTCAATGTGAAAAAAATTAAAAAATTAATCATTGACGAGGTGGATGAAATGCTGAATTTGGGATTTAGGCATCAACTGCTGAACCTGCTTGACGTGCTACCTCCCAAAAGGCAGAACCTTCTTTTTTCGGCAACTATAACAGAAGAGGTCGAAGAATTGGCTGCTACCTTTTTTAACTTTCCAGAGAAAATTGAAGCTGCACCAACGGGTACGCCCCTAGAAAACATCAGCCAAAAAGCATTTTTTGTTCCCAATTTCAATACCAAAGCTAATCTGTTGGAGCTTTTATTAACGCAAGATGAAACGATGGATAAAGTGCTCGTCTTTGCCGCCACCAAAAGATTGGCAGATCAGTTATTTGAACATTTTAACGAAAAATACCCTGAACAATTTGGGGTCATCCATTCCAATAAAGCACAGAATAATCGCTTTAATACCGTTACAAGTTTCAAGGATGGGACTTACCGGGTTTTAATAGCGACTGATATTATCGCCAGGGGTTTAGATATTGCAGGAGTGTCTCATGTCATCAATTTCGATGTTCCCGAGGAAGCGGAAAACTACATGCATCGAATTGGCAGAACTGGAAGAGCCGACGCCAATGGGATTGCCATTTCATTTATAAGTGAAAAGGAGAAACCTTTTCAGGAGGCTATTGAGCAATTGATGGACTACCAAATTCCGATAGCTGCTCTGCCACCAGACCTTGAGATTTCCGATATCCTGACCTTGGATGAATTGCCCAAGGTGGCCATGAAAAACTTGGCAATTAACCTTCCTGATATTGAAAAATCTGGTGGGGCCTTCCACGAGAAAAGCGCCAAAAGCCTGAAAGTGAATAGAAAGATTCGCCGTGCCGAAAAAATGCGGCTAAAATATGGGAAGCCGCAAACAAGAGGGCAGAAGAAAAAGAAGAAAAAATAG
- a CDS encoding class I SAM-dependent methyltransferase, which yields MQNLQAQFGQIDIYLFDQLLKGRFAGCKKILDVGCGQGRNIVYFLQNGFEVYGIDQNLEAIEAVRRLSKALAPKHADNHFVVGKVEEMPFATETFDLVICNAVLHFAKDDKHFEQMLRSIWRVIKPGGFLFCRLASTIGVEHLVKPLGNGRYRLPEGTEWYLVNEQTILDYTQALNGELFEYIKTTNVQNLRAMTTWCLRK from the coding sequence ATGCAAAACTTGCAGGCACAATTTGGCCAGATTGATATCTATCTTTTTGATCAGCTCTTGAAAGGAAGATTTGCTGGCTGTAAGAAAATCTTAGATGTTGGTTGCGGGCAGGGTAGGAATATCGTGTATTTCCTGCAAAATGGCTTTGAAGTATATGGCATAGATCAAAACCTTGAGGCCATAGAAGCGGTGCGAAGGCTTTCTAAGGCACTGGCGCCGAAACATGCAGATAATCATTTTGTGGTCGGCAAGGTCGAGGAGATGCCCTTTGCAACGGAGACTTTTGATTTGGTTATTTGTAATGCGGTGCTTCATTTTGCCAAAGATGATAAACACTTTGAGCAGATGCTTCGCTCTATATGGCGCGTAATAAAACCTGGTGGGTTCTTATTTTGCAGGTTAGCTTCTACGATTGGTGTCGAACATTTGGTGAAACCTTTGGGGAACGGGCGTTACCGTCTGCCGGAAGGAACGGAATGGTACTTGGTTAATGAGCAGACCATTCTAGATTATACTCAAGCCTTGAATGGCGAATTATTTGAATATATTAAAACGACTAATGTGCAGAATTTGAGGGCCATGACGACTTGGTGCTTGCGGAAATAG
- a CDS encoding pirin family protein, with protein sequence MDNSKIISVQALSFPWQTSDPFIFCAYHKDAYPAGNEQMGPAAALQGRQLGQDFAPHHPWRMYHGRTVPGFPSHPHRGFETVTIAAEGLVDHADSLGAAGRFGNGDVQWMTAGKGVQHSEMFPLLNKEEGNPLELFQIWLNLPKANKLVEPHFAMLWSDTIPVYSHTDQHGKTTQVNIMAGELAGHKAPKPAPNSWAADPANEVAIWTIKMAPGASWMVPAAANDINRTFYFYKGSSLQIENKAIPLNSAVQVKANVECLLQNGNEEAFLLFLQGRPINETVAQYGPFVMNTQQEIQEAINEYRRTEFGGWPWPKQDQVHPRERGRFAIHANGVEEVKDN encoded by the coding sequence ATGGATAATAGTAAAATCATCAGCGTGCAAGCACTCAGCTTCCCTTGGCAAACCAGCGACCCTTTTATCTTTTGCGCCTATCACAAAGATGCCTATCCGGCAGGAAACGAACAAATGGGACCGGCTGCTGCTTTGCAGGGCCGACAGCTAGGCCAGGACTTCGCTCCCCATCATCCTTGGCGAATGTATCATGGACGGACAGTACCGGGTTTTCCTTCTCATCCTCATCGTGGATTTGAAACGGTTACCATTGCAGCTGAGGGATTGGTGGACCATGCAGATTCGCTAGGGGCTGCCGGGCGATTTGGAAATGGAGATGTGCAATGGATGACAGCAGGCAAAGGGGTGCAGCACTCGGAAATGTTTCCATTGCTAAATAAGGAAGAAGGAAACCCTTTGGAATTGTTTCAAATCTGGCTCAACCTGCCAAAGGCCAATAAACTAGTGGAACCCCATTTTGCCATGTTATGGTCAGACACCATTCCGGTTTATTCTCATACCGACCAACACGGTAAAACAACTCAAGTCAATATCATGGCGGGCGAATTGGCCGGGCATAAAGCCCCCAAGCCTGCACCTAATTCCTGGGCGGCTGATCCGGCCAATGAGGTTGCCATTTGGACTATAAAAATGGCGCCAGGTGCATCATGGATGGTCCCCGCTGCTGCTAATGACATCAATAGAACGTTTTATTTCTACAAAGGAAGTTCCCTGCAAATAGAAAATAAAGCTATTCCATTGAATTCGGCTGTTCAAGTAAAAGCCAACGTGGAATGTTTACTCCAAAATGGCAATGAGGAAGCCTTTTTGCTGTTTCTCCAAGGACGACCGATCAATGAAACGGTAGCCCAATACGGCCCCTTTGTAATGAATACACAGCAAGAAATACAAGAGGCGATCAATGAGTATCGGCGAACCGAGTTCGGTGGCTGGCCCTGGCCCAAACAAGACCAGGTGCATCCTAGGGAACGAGGCCGTTTTGCCATCCATGCCAATGGGGTAGAGGAGGTGAAGGATAATTGA
- a CDS encoding rhodanese-like domain-containing protein, whose product MEDKSCKTPRWRLFKAMLNNLSPTAAQELIKKDPSLVIIDVRTPLEFAAGHLPNAINIDYFGDNFYDQIEGLDARKNYLIYCRSGRRSIRTCTLLINSGFPQERIYNLDGGWLILQDVLQLN is encoded by the coding sequence ATGGAAGATAAATCTTGCAAAACCCCTCGCTGGCGGCTCTTTAAAGCCATGCTTAACAATTTGTCGCCGACCGCTGCTCAGGAACTTATCAAAAAAGATCCGTCTCTTGTGATTATTGACGTTCGGACACCTCTTGAATTTGCTGCTGGCCACCTTCCCAATGCCATTAATATTGATTATTTTGGGGATAATTTTTATGACCAGATTGAAGGGCTTGATGCCCGCAAAAATTATTTAATTTATTGCCGAAGTGGCCGCCGGAGTATCCGTACCTGTACGCTCTTGATTAACAGTGGTTTTCCCCAAGAAAGGATTTATAACCTGGATGGAGGCTGGTTGATTTTACAAGATGTTTTGCAATTAAATTAA
- a CDS encoding molybdopterin-dependent oxidoreductase — protein MGQKKASFIERIAEKLHLIPDLHQPKEAPVTRLTAPGELTKFPPPEQWNDWVEYEATAWPKVEKKHYSIVPTTCFNCESACGLTAYIDKEKGEVRKFEGNPYHPGSRGRNCAKGPATINQITDPDRILYPLKRVGERGEGKWERVSWDQVLDDISGRIRKAIQDGRQNEVAYHVGRPGHEGYMDRILKAWGVDGHNSHTNICSSGARFGYNLWYGYDRPSPDHTNAQFILLISAHLESGHYFNPHAQRIIEAKMKGAKLAVMDPRLSNTASMCDYWMPSYPGSEAAALLAMAKIILEEGLYNRKYMEDWVNWQEYLQKVHPETEVTFENFIEKTIEEYAEYTPEFAEKESGVKAEMIVEVAQKIGAAGERFAAHNWRSAAAGNLGGWCVSRCLHFLSVLTGSVGSKGGTSPNAWNKFKPTFFDNPPAHKFWNELHFPNEYPLAFFEMSFLLPYFLKEERSKLDVYFTRVFNPVWTYPDGFSWIEALSDEHKVGMHIAMTPTWNETAFFADYVLPMGHSSERHDINSYATHSGTWIAFRQPVLREAARRAGKTVEFTYEVNPGEVWEEDEFWIELSWRIDPDGSLGIQKHFLSPYREGQKINIDEYYQYIFEHTKGLPAAAAKEGLTELEYMRKYGAFEVERHGYKKNETTLSPEAMEGAEIDKETGLITKNGASIGVMINGKAQVGFPTPSRKNEFFSQTMIDWQWPEYAIPTYIKSHIHPENLDKEKGEYCLVPTFRLPTLIHSRSGNAKWLTEISNRNPIWMHPDDAQRWGFQTGDLVKLNTDIGYFVDKVWVTQSMKPGVVACSHHLGRWRRPQDETGNRWATNTVKIENNGNGGWKMQTLQGVRPFESKDADSKRIFWTDGGVHQNITHAAHPDPISGMHCWHQRVRIEKPGPNDQYGDIFVDTQKSFENYKNWLAMTRPAPGPGGLRRPLWFNRPLRPQEDLFYIKD, from the coding sequence ATGGGTCAAAAGAAAGCCTCTTTCATCGAGCGAATAGCAGAAAAATTACACCTCATTCCGGATTTACATCAACCCAAAGAAGCGCCGGTCACACGGCTAACGGCTCCCGGCGAATTAACTAAATTTCCGCCACCTGAACAATGGAATGATTGGGTAGAATACGAAGCTACAGCTTGGCCAAAGGTAGAGAAAAAACATTATAGCATCGTTCCTACGACCTGCTTTAACTGTGAAAGTGCCTGTGGGTTAACGGCCTATATTGACAAAGAAAAAGGAGAAGTCCGAAAGTTTGAGGGAAACCCTTATCATCCCGGTAGCAGAGGTAGGAACTGTGCGAAAGGACCTGCTACGATTAACCAGATTACAGACCCTGATCGCATTTTATACCCACTCAAAAGGGTAGGGGAACGAGGAGAAGGAAAATGGGAAAGGGTTAGCTGGGATCAGGTACTAGATGATATTTCGGGTCGGATTCGGAAGGCCATCCAAGATGGTAGGCAAAATGAAGTGGCTTATCATGTGGGGCGCCCTGGACATGAAGGGTATATGGATAGGATCCTTAAGGCTTGGGGCGTAGATGGTCATAATAGCCATACCAATATTTGTTCCTCTGGTGCCCGCTTTGGCTATAATCTCTGGTATGGCTATGATCGACCTTCCCCCGACCATACCAATGCACAATTCATACTGCTGATCTCGGCGCACCTGGAAAGTGGGCATTATTTTAACCCCCACGCCCAGCGCATCATCGAAGCTAAGATGAAAGGAGCGAAATTAGCGGTAATGGACCCTCGTTTGTCGAATACAGCCAGCATGTGTGACTATTGGATGCCGAGTTATCCGGGATCGGAGGCGGCGGCCCTGTTGGCGATGGCTAAAATCATCCTGGAAGAAGGACTTTACAATCGAAAATACATGGAGGACTGGGTGAACTGGCAGGAATACCTGCAAAAGGTCCACCCAGAAACGGAAGTTACCTTTGAAAACTTCATCGAAAAAACGATTGAGGAATACGCGGAATATACGCCGGAATTTGCAGAAAAAGAATCAGGCGTAAAAGCCGAAATGATCGTAGAAGTTGCCCAGAAAATTGGGGCAGCTGGTGAACGTTTTGCCGCTCATAATTGGCGGAGCGCGGCAGCAGGCAACCTAGGCGGTTGGTGTGTTTCCCGGTGCTTACACTTTTTGAGTGTCTTAACGGGAAGCGTCGGTTCCAAAGGAGGGACCTCTCCCAATGCCTGGAACAAATTTAAACCGACTTTCTTTGATAATCCGCCGGCCCATAAATTCTGGAATGAGCTTCATTTTCCGAATGAGTATCCGCTGGCCTTCTTTGAAATGAGTTTCTTACTGCCTTATTTTCTCAAAGAAGAAAGAAGTAAATTGGATGTATATTTCACGAGGGTTTTTAATCCTGTGTGGACTTATCCAGATGGCTTTTCCTGGATTGAAGCTTTGAGCGACGAGCATAAGGTGGGCATGCATATTGCCATGACACCGACCTGGAACGAAACCGCCTTTTTTGCAGATTATGTGCTGCCGATGGGGCATTCCTCAGAGCGACACGATATCAATAGTTATGCTACCCATAGTGGCACCTGGATTGCCTTCAGACAGCCTGTGCTGCGGGAGGCAGCCAGACGTGCCGGGAAAACGGTAGAATTTACCTACGAAGTTAATCCTGGCGAAGTATGGGAGGAAGATGAATTCTGGATTGAACTCAGCTGGCGCATTGATCCTGATGGGAGCCTCGGTATTCAAAAACACTTCCTATCTCCTTATAGAGAGGGGCAGAAAATTAACATTGACGAGTATTACCAGTATATTTTTGAGCATACCAAAGGATTGCCAGCCGCCGCCGCAAAAGAAGGACTGACGGAGCTGGAATATATGCGAAAATACGGGGCTTTTGAAGTAGAAAGGCATGGGTACAAAAAGAATGAAACCACCCTTTCACCAGAAGCGATGGAAGGAGCGGAGATAGACAAGGAGACTGGCCTAATTACCAAAAATGGCGCTAGCATTGGCGTCATGATCAATGGCAAAGCCCAAGTTGGCTTCCCTACGCCTTCCCGCAAAAATGAATTTTTCTCCCAAACGATGATTGATTGGCAATGGCCTGAGTACGCTATTCCAACTTACATTAAAAGTCATATTCATCCAGAAAACCTGGATAAGGAAAAAGGAGAGTATTGCCTTGTGCCAACCTTCCGTTTGCCCACGCTCATCCACTCCCGCTCCGGCAACGCCAAATGGCTAACCGAAATATCCAACCGAAACCCCATTTGGATGCATCCAGATGATGCTCAACGCTGGGGCTTCCAGACCGGAGATTTGGTCAAACTTAATACGGATATCGGCTATTTTGTAGATAAAGTATGGGTGACCCAGAGCATGAAACCCGGTGTGGTCGCCTGCTCACATCACCTTGGCCGCTGGCGAAGACCACAAGATGAAACGGGTAACCGCTGGGCAACCAATACGGTGAAGATCGAAAACAATGGCAATGGGGGATGGAAAATGCAAACCTTACAGGGCGTCCGCCCTTTTGAAAGCAAGGACGCAGATTCAAAGCGGATTTTCTGGACAGATGGCGGTGTTCACCAGAACATAACCCATGCGGCACATCCTGACCCGATCAGTGGTATGCATTGCTGGCACCAACGGGTGCGCATCGAAAAGCCGGGGCCAAATGATCAGTATGGAGATATCTTTGTAGATACACAAAAATCTTTTGAAAATTATAAAAATTGGTTGGCCATGACCCGGCCCGCACCCGGACCCGGTGGTTTACGACGGCCCTTATGGTTTAACCGACCACTACGGCCTCAGGAAGATTTGTTTTATATAAAAGATTAG